The following are encoded together in the Blautia obeum ATCC 29174 genome:
- a CDS encoding S1C family serine protease, producing the protein MSDKNNNVMMNNDMNNNMNNDNDPKERMRKKVKKAAGIALCAVLAGGLAAGSFEGINTLTGWNSSTVEAASNKENTTFLQTKSKKKSSDKKSDDKEKSKDDSESKTKGSLDVSDIAAEGMKSVVSITTKSVQDVQNYLGYYGFGGSQGYTTQQEVEGSGSGIIVGKNDDNLLIATNYHVVSGADTVSVTCIDGETYAATVNGYDEDKDLAVVSVPLSDISDDTMDQIEVATIGSSDDLKVGEQVVAIGNALGYGQSVTTGIVSAKNRKMNDQGIEQDEDSDATNLIQTDAAINPGNSGGALLNMDGEVVGINSAKLASTEVEGMGYAIAISDVTDTLEQLMNETPRDKVDNHGVLGITGMSVSDEASQYYGVPEGVLVSEVTDGGAADKAGIKEKSIITEFDGKRVRSIDELVSRLEYYEPGEEVEVTLEVADGDSYKEKKVTVTLGENPDADSSDSKDTSSKDDAQAEDSQDDSQDQEDQSTDSLLQDFENQQADGTAYEQFFGFLN; encoded by the coding sequence ATGAGCGATAAAAACAACAACGTAATGATGAACAATGATATGAATAACAATATGAACAACGACAACGATCCGAAAGAAAGAATGAGAAAAAAAGTAAAGAAAGCAGCAGGTATTGCTCTTTGTGCAGTACTTGCCGGCGGACTTGCAGCAGGCTCCTTTGAAGGAATCAATACACTGACCGGATGGAACAGTAGCACAGTAGAAGCTGCATCCAATAAAGAAAATACAACATTTCTTCAGACAAAATCAAAGAAGAAGAGTTCCGATAAGAAATCAGATGACAAAGAGAAAAGCAAAGATGACTCTGAATCAAAGACAAAAGGAAGTCTGGATGTCTCTGATATCGCAGCAGAAGGAATGAAATCTGTTGTATCTATTACAACAAAATCTGTTCAGGATGTACAGAACTATCTTGGATATTATGGATTTGGCGGAAGCCAGGGATATACAACACAGCAGGAAGTTGAAGGAAGCGGTTCCGGTATCATTGTCGGAAAGAATGATGACAATCTTCTGATCGCTACCAACTATCATGTAGTAAGTGGCGCAGATACCGTATCTGTTACCTGCATTGATGGGGAAACCTATGCAGCAACCGTTAATGGCTATGATGAAGATAAAGACCTTGCAGTTGTTTCCGTACCGCTCTCTGATATTTCTGATGACACGATGGATCAGATCGAGGTAGCTACGATTGGAAGTTCTGATGATCTGAAAGTCGGTGAACAGGTTGTTGCAATTGGTAATGCACTTGGTTACGGACAGTCCGTAACAACCGGTATTGTCAGTGCAAAGAACCGTAAAATGAACGATCAGGGCATTGAGCAGGATGAAGATTCTGATGCAACAAATCTGATTCAGACAGATGCAGCAATTAACCCTGGTAACAGTGGCGGTGCTCTTCTGAATATGGATGGAGAAGTGGTTGGTATCAACTCTGCAAAACTTGCTTCCACAGAAGTTGAAGGTATGGGTTATGCGATTGCAATTTCAGATGTAACAGATACTCTGGAGCAGCTGATGAATGAAACACCTAGAGATAAAGTAGATAACCATGGTGTACTTGGTATCACAGGTATGTCTGTAAGTGATGAAGCTTCCCAGTATTATGGAGTTCCGGAAGGTGTTCTTGTATCCGAAGTAACAGATGGCGGAGCAGCAGACAAAGCCGGAATCAAAGAGAAATCTATCATCACAGAATTTGATGGTAAGAGAGTTCGCAGTATTGATGAACTGGTAAGCCGTCTTGAGTACTATGAACCAGGTGAAGAAGTAGAGGTAACTCTGGAAGTTGCAGATGGTGATTCTTATAAAGAGAAGAAAGTTACAGTAACACTCGGTGAGAATCCGGATGCAGATTCCAGCGATTCAAAGGATACATCATCTAAAGATGATGCGCAGGCTGAGGATTCTCAGGACGATTCACAGGATCAGGAAGACCAGAGTACGGACAGCCTTCTGCAGGATTTTGAGAATCAGCAGGCGGATGGAACTGCTTACGAACAGTTCTTTGGATTCCTTAATTAA
- a CDS encoding YhgE/Pip domain-containing protein, with translation MIKNEWKSLWNNKILIIVVMAIIVIPVIYAGLFLKSMWDPYGNLDKLPVAVVNNDKSVEYNGKTLSVGSDMVDELKDNDSLDFHFVDSDEAEQGLKNGTYYMVITIPEDFSSDASTLMDDNPKKMELKYETNPGTNYIASKMSETALSKIREAVASKVTETYTQTVFDQIGTVGDGMQEAADGSTELKDGLTTASDGNKTITTNLKKLADSTLTFKSGAETLTEGLKEYTDGVSQVDSGAAQLDEGVGTLTDKVPTLTNGVNTLNDGVKSYTDGVATLNANSAQITSGVNSLATGAQSLETGLDTLKSGTTQYVSGANTLVDGVTQYVAGAEQLAAGAKQLSALENLDQVSTGISQLNAAVSDGNSSLTSGTQQLESGLGQLSSQLKTLAGSTTAESIKQLASGLNTAKTGMESASAGMSSAADGMNQAASGMNTAAETISAASAGISQAASGMQSATQPVAAAANSMTGIVQQCAQDANNQISAANAQVQAANNQTAAANATIANAAAALSTLQGQADENGMISAESLSAVIGSLTQADAGVAGVDGISADSYTGQAQAVVSAVSGQLASAQASLNDTASQLNQAAAGLNSGAETLKTKSSDMSNGASQMSAGAKQMEAGVSSIPEVPSDPINTVTAAVNQLYAGAQKVNAGTGSVSSALDTLEAGTKDFPKAAAGVKALNTGFETLTANDETLTTGAASLKAAGSSVTSGISQLSVGGKTLASGVTTLSNGLKTYTDGVATLAGNNKALTSGTQQLADGAKTLADGADQLASGTQTLHAGTQKLVSNNSKLNSGADQLADGAGQIQDGSSKLYDGSKELGDGITKLEDGSDTLATSLNDGAKEVKETNASDDTISMFATPITDEETKITTVENNGHAMAPYMMSVGLWVGCLAFCLMYPLTEYKGKLKSGFAWWASKASVLYPVAILQGVLLILLLHVFDGFTPVEMTKTILFAALTGACFTSIMYFFNITFGKVGSFLMLIFMVVQLAGSAGTYPVEISPSFVAKIHYYLPFTYTVNAFRSTICGGESIRQAVIVLIGLTIIFSILTILQFNHMARRKKQGKLVLLDWLEEKGVA, from the coding sequence ATGATCAAAAATGAGTGGAAAAGCTTATGGAATAATAAGATTCTGATCATTGTCGTGATGGCGATCATTGTTATTCCGGTGATCTATGCGGGACTGTTCCTGAAATCCATGTGGGACCCATATGGAAATCTCGATAAACTTCCGGTAGCAGTAGTCAACAATGACAAATCAGTAGAATATAATGGAAAGACGTTAAGCGTCGGTTCAGATATGGTGGATGAACTGAAAGACAACGATTCACTGGATTTCCATTTTGTAGACAGCGACGAGGCAGAACAGGGACTGAAAAATGGAACCTATTATATGGTAATTACGATTCCGGAAGATTTTTCTTCTGATGCTTCTACACTGATGGATGACAATCCGAAGAAAATGGAACTGAAATATGAAACAAACCCGGGAACAAACTACATTGCTTCCAAAATGAGCGAAACTGCTCTGTCAAAGATTCGTGAGGCGGTTGCTTCCAAAGTAACAGAAACATACACACAGACAGTGTTCGATCAGATAGGCACAGTCGGAGACGGCATGCAGGAAGCTGCCGATGGATCAACAGAGCTTAAAGATGGTCTGACAACAGCCTCTGATGGAAATAAAACCATTACAACCAATCTGAAAAAACTTGCAGACAGCACGCTGACTTTCAAAAGCGGTGCTGAGACTCTGACAGAAGGTTTGAAAGAATATACAGATGGTGTATCGCAGGTTGACAGTGGTGCAGCACAGCTTGATGAAGGTGTTGGTACACTGACTGACAAAGTGCCGACACTGACAAATGGTGTGAATACATTAAATGATGGTGTGAAAAGTTATACAGACGGAGTGGCAACATTAAATGCTAATTCCGCACAGATCACATCCGGTGTGAACAGTCTGGCAACAGGTGCACAGAGTCTGGAGACAGGTCTGGATACATTAAAAAGTGGTACTACTCAGTATGTCAGCGGAGCAAATACACTGGTGGATGGTGTGACACAGTATGTTGCAGGTGCAGAACAGCTTGCAGCAGGTGCGAAACAGTTATCTGCACTGGAAAATCTGGATCAGGTTTCTACAGGAATCTCACAGTTGAATGCAGCAGTTTCTGACGGAAACAGTTCTCTTACAAGTGGAACACAGCAGCTGGAAAGTGGACTTGGACAGCTGTCATCGCAGTTAAAGACATTGGCAGGAAGTACAACCGCAGAGAGTATCAAACAGCTCGCATCCGGGTTAAACACAGCTAAAACGGGTATGGAATCTGCCAGTGCAGGAATGAGCAGTGCGGCAGATGGTATGAATCAGGCAGCATCCGGGATGAATACGGCAGCCGAGACAATCAGCGCAGCCAGTGCAGGTATCTCCCAGGCAGCATCCGGTATGCAGAGTGCAACGCAGCCGGTTGCTGCAGCAGCTAACAGCATGACAGGCATCGTCCAGCAGTGTGCACAGGATGCCAATAACCAGATCAGTGCAGCGAACGCACAGGTACAGGCAGCTAATAATCAGACAGCAGCCGCGAATGCGACGATTGCAAATGCTGCAGCAGCATTAAGTACACTGCAGGGTCAGGCTGATGAGAATGGAATGATTTCCGCAGAAAGTCTCAGTGCGGTGATCGGCTCTCTTACTCAGGCAGATGCAGGAGTCGCAGGCGTTGATGGAATCAGTGCAGACAGTTATACAGGTCAGGCACAGGCGGTTGTCAGTGCAGTTTCTGGCCAGCTGGCATCTGCACAGGCATCATTGAATGATACAGCTTCACAGTTAAATCAGGCAGCAGCCGGACTGAACAGTGGAGCAGAGACATTAAAAACAAAATCTTCTGATATGAGCAATGGTGCTTCTCAGATGAGTGCCGGAGCAAAACAGATGGAAGCAGGAGTTTCTTCGATTCCGGAAGTACCTTCTGATCCGATCAATACGGTAACTGCAGCAGTAAATCAGCTTTATGCAGGTGCACAGAAAGTGAATGCAGGCACAGGAAGCGTTTCTTCTGCATTGGATACACTGGAAGCAGGAACAAAAGATTTCCCGAAGGCAGCAGCCGGTGTAAAAGCACTGAACACAGGTTTTGAAACTCTGACAGCAAATGATGAAACTCTGACAACAGGAGCTGCAAGTCTGAAAGCAGCCGGAAGCAGTGTGACATCCGGTATCAGCCAGCTGAGTGTCGGTGGAAAGACACTTGCATCTGGTGTGACAACTCTCAGCAATGGACTGAAAACATATACAGATGGTGTAGCTACTCTTGCCGGCAATAACAAAGCATTGACAAGTGGAACACAGCAGCTTGCAGATGGAGCAAAGACACTTGCAGATGGAGCCGACCAGCTTGCATCCGGTACACAGACACTTCATGCAGGAACACAGAAACTGGTTTCCAATAACAGTAAGCTTAACAGTGGTGCTGACCAGCTTGCAGACGGAGCCGGACAGATTCAGGATGGTTCCTCCAAGCTTTATGACGGTTCCAAAGAACTGGGCGATGGTATCACAAAACTGGAAGATGGTTCTGATACACTTGCAACCAGTCTGAATGACGGTGCAAAAGAAGTAAAAGAAACAAATGCATCTGATGATACGATCAGCATGTTTGCAACACCGATCACAGATGAAGAAACAAAGATCACAACAGTAGAAAACAACGGTCACGCGATGGCACCTTATATGATGTCTGTAGGTCTCTGGGTAGGATGCCTGGCATTCTGCCTGATGTATCCGCTTACAGAGTATAAAGGAAAACTGAAATCCGGATTTGCATGGTGGGCAAGTAAAGCTTCTGTACTTTATCCGGTAGCAATCCTTCAGGGCGTACTTCTGATTCTTCTGCTTCATGTATTTGATGGATTTACTCCGGTAGAAATGACGAAGACAATCCTGTTTGCAGCACTGACTGGTGCATGCTTTACATCTATTATGTACTTCTTCAACATTACATTTGGTAAGGTAGGAAGTTTCCTGATGCTGATCTTCATGGTTGTTCAGCTTGCAGGATCTGCCGGAACTTATCCGGTTGAGATCTCACCGTCCTTTGTGGCGAAGATTCACTATTATCTGCCGTTTACTTATACAGTAAATGCATTCCGCAGCACGATATGCGGAGGAGAGAGCATCCGTCAGGCTGTGATCGTTCTGATCGGACTGACGATCATTTTCTCAATATTAACAATCCTTCAGTTCAACCATATGGCAAGAAGAAAGAAACAGGGCAAACTGGTTCTTCTCGACTGGCTGGAAGAAAAAGGGGTTGCATAA
- a CDS encoding TetR-like C-terminal domain-containing protein, which yields MAEKMDRRVRKTKAQLREGLARLMQQKSIKEISVKELVDEVDINRSTFYLHYTDIYQMLHKIEEEAMQNITEVMQNHLIDPGNPDSVLPFIVQFFSIMDNDRDLCLALLGPHGDMAFVEQIENLLAETFLKQLPDRFPKNDPDIKYPYAFILNGCVGLIRTWLSSPQSESPEQVARLTYHLIENTIQGYLNMKK from the coding sequence ATGGCAGAAAAAATGGACCGACGCGTCCGCAAAACGAAAGCGCAGCTCCGGGAGGGACTTGCCCGGCTTATGCAACAGAAGAGTATCAAGGAAATTTCCGTAAAAGAACTGGTAGATGAGGTCGATATCAACCGTTCTACCTTTTATCTGCACTATACAGACATTTATCAGATGCTGCACAAAATTGAAGAAGAAGCAATGCAGAATATTACGGAAGTTATGCAGAACCACCTGATTGACCCAGGTAACCCGGATTCCGTACTTCCATTTATTGTCCAGTTCTTCTCCATCATGGATAATGACAGGGACCTCTGCCTGGCACTTCTCGGACCGCACGGTGACATGGCATTTGTAGAACAGATTGAAAACCTTCTGGCAGAAACTTTTCTGAAACAACTTCCTGACAGATTTCCAAAAAATGATCCGGATATCAAATATCCATATGCCTTTATTCTTAACGGATGTGTTGGACTGATCCGTACCTGGCTGTCTTCGCCACAGAGTGAGTCTCCTGAACAGGTGGCGCGACTGACTTATCATCTGATTGAAAATACCATACAGGGTTATCTGAATATGAAAAAATAA
- a CDS encoding L-rhamnose mutarotase, with amino-acid sequence MERHAFAMKVKAGRMNDYRKKLGEIWPELTALLDRNKVKNFSIWNAEDLIFGYYENEDGAKLSEEEVAAKDAITAKIDDTFDWISTPGEDMRLMYHNFGIVRENKELIRHRMFMTKLKAGCEEEYKRRHDGLIAQRGDTVDPGPDSNFSIWCAGGYIFGYDEIDTTMEVEETVESREQTVEWEMRQLGIMDWITNDVDWMTGDVHADVKRLAWHN; translated from the coding sequence ATGGAAAGACATGCATTTGCAATGAAAGTAAAAGCAGGCAGAATGAATGACTACCGCAAGAAACTCGGAGAGATCTGGCCGGAGCTGACCGCTCTTCTTGACCGCAATAAAGTAAAGAATTTCAGTATCTGGAATGCAGAAGACCTGATCTTTGGTTATTATGAAAATGAAGACGGAGCGAAATTAAGCGAAGAAGAAGTTGCAGCAAAAGATGCAATCACTGCGAAGATCGATGACACATTTGACTGGATTTCCACACCGGGTGAAGATATGAGACTGATGTATCATAACTTTGGTATTGTAAGAGAAAATAAAGAATTGATCCGTCACAGAATGTTTATGACAAAACTGAAAGCAGGATGTGAAGAGGAATACAAGAGACGCCATGACGGACTGATCGCACAGAGAGGTGACACTGTAGATCCGGGTCCGGACAGTAATTTCAGCATCTGGTGTGCCGGTGGCTATATTTTTGGATACGATGAGATCGATACTACAATGGAAGTAGAAGAAACGGTTGAATCCAGAGAGCAGACCGTTGAATGGGAAATGCGTCAGCTGGGAATCATGGACTGGATCACCAATGATGTAGACTGGATGACAGGTGATGTACATGCAGATGTAAAACGTCTGGCATGGCATAATTAA
- a CDS encoding DUF2284 domain-containing protein: MDLVKEAIFLGFSGAAVMDTKELVFVPEYRTFCEENLCGCYNVNPACPPESGTAEEMKQRALQYEKTLVLQTMQEDMHDSAQYKKDKLLQNKMTEELAEKMKAEGKTDILIMSAGPYKHNSCMSAYCVDAQKMADAAGMLCWTDDGMVRYFSQILFHE; this comes from the coding sequence ATGGATCTGGTGAAAGAGGCAATTTTCCTGGGATTTTCGGGAGCTGCCGTTATGGATACAAAAGAGCTTGTTTTTGTGCCGGAATACCGAACGTTCTGTGAAGAAAACTTATGTGGATGTTATAATGTAAATCCGGCCTGTCCTCCGGAGAGCGGAACAGCAGAAGAGATGAAACAACGTGCACTACAGTATGAAAAGACGCTGGTGCTGCAGACCATGCAGGAAGACATGCATGATTCTGCACAATACAAGAAGGACAAGTTACTGCAGAACAAAATGACTGAAGAACTTGCAGAGAAGATGAAAGCAGAGGGCAAAACAGATATCCTGATCATGAGTGCCGGACCGTACAAACATAATTCCTGTATGTCTGCATATTGCGTGGATGCACAGAAGATGGCAGATGCAGCAGGGATGCTCTGCTGGACAGACGATGGAATGGTACGGTATTTTTCACAGATTCTGTTTCATGAATAA
- a CDS encoding response regulator transcription factor, producing MYRIFIVEDDEIIANLLKKNLCSWGYDVSCAEDFSNIIQEFAHRDPQLVLLDLKLPFYNGFHWCEEIRRISQVPIIFISSASDNMNMVMAMSRGADDFIAKPFDLDVLTAKIQAILRRTYSFGTPGSVLEHKGAVLNPSRCTLTWNGHDIDLTKNELRILEILLEHAGKAVSRDAIMTKLWESDSFVDDNTLTVNITRLRKKLEGEGLKDFIITKKGLGYMV from the coding sequence ATGTACCGTATTTTCATCGTAGAAGATGATGAGATCATCGCCAACCTTCTGAAAAAGAATCTCTGTTCCTGGGGATATGATGTCTCCTGCGCAGAAGATTTTTCCAATATCATACAGGAATTTGCTCACAGAGATCCGCAGCTTGTCCTGCTGGATCTGAAACTGCCTTTTTATAACGGTTTTCACTGGTGTGAGGAGATTCGTCGGATTTCCCAGGTACCGATCATCTTTATTTCCTCTGCATCTGACAATATGAATATGGTCATGGCAATGAGCCGTGGTGCAGACGATTTTATTGCAAAACCATTTGATCTGGATGTGCTGACTGCCAAGATTCAGGCAATCCTGCGCCGTACCTATTCCTTCGGAACTCCGGGAAGTGTCCTTGAACATAAGGGTGCTGTCCTGAATCCTTCCCGCTGTACCCTGACCTGGAACGGTCATGATATTGACCTTACGAAAAACGAACTCCGCATTCTGGAGATACTTCTGGAACATGCCGGAAAAGCAGTCTCCAGAGATGCCATTATGACAAAGCTCTGGGAAAGTGACAGCTTTGTTGACGACAATACCCTGACCGTAAATATCACCCGTCTGCGCAAAAAACTGGAAGGGGAAGGGCTGAAAGACTTTATCATCACCAAAAAAGGACTTGGATACATGGTATAA
- a CDS encoding sensor histidine kinase, protein MKLFLDYLNKIKLQILLMLFPTILTGMIFLLYQLPLEPILYIAVLWILTGLGTCAFGFHNYQKNIHNLQIISAAPDINLSRMDAPSNEADALQQEIMHSLNRMRIDAETANQKTLEEMTDYYTMWAHQIKTPIFALRLLLQENPTVNKEALTELFKIEQYVEMVLGYLRTEDMSSDLKLSRCALDSIIREQIHKYAGIFISKKLSLTYEGISENVLTDEKWLGFVIGQILSNALKYTRTGGIRISLKDVPGNSQNTEDISNMISPSPVTLIIEDTGIGIRKEDLPRIFEKGYTGVNGRENNRATGIGLYLSKKIMKRLGHRIYVTSEEGKGTKVFLEFSQNVLTMY, encoded by the coding sequence ATGAAATTATTTCTGGATTATCTGAACAAAATAAAACTACAAATCTTACTGATGCTTTTTCCGACGATACTTACAGGAATGATCTTCCTTCTGTACCAACTTCCACTGGAACCCATTCTGTACATTGCGGTCCTCTGGATTCTGACCGGGCTTGGTACGTGTGCTTTCGGCTTTCATAACTACCAGAAGAACATTCATAATCTTCAGATTATCTCTGCAGCACCGGATATTAATCTGTCCCGTATGGATGCTCCTTCCAACGAAGCCGATGCTCTTCAGCAGGAGATCATGCACAGCCTGAACCGAATGCGAATAGATGCTGAAACTGCTAACCAGAAGACACTGGAAGAAATGACTGATTATTACACGATGTGGGCACACCAGATCAAGACACCAATTTTTGCTCTGCGTCTGCTCCTTCAGGAAAATCCGACAGTGAATAAAGAAGCTCTCACTGAACTTTTTAAGATTGAACAGTATGTAGAAATGGTTCTGGGTTATCTGCGCACAGAAGATATGTCCTCAGATCTGAAACTTTCACGCTGTGCCCTTGATTCGATCATCCGCGAACAGATACATAAATATGCCGGAATCTTTATTTCAAAAAAACTGTCTCTGACTTATGAAGGAATTTCAGAGAATGTCCTGACCGATGAAAAATGGCTTGGTTTTGTAATTGGACAAATTTTGTCAAACGCACTCAAATACACCCGTACCGGCGGGATTCGTATTTCTTTGAAAGATGTCCCCGGTAACTCACAAAATACAGAGGATATTTCAAACATGATAAGCCCATCTCCCGTTACACTTATAATCGAAGATACCGGCATCGGTATCCGCAAGGAAGATCTTCCACGTATCTTCGAAAAAGGCTACACCGGAGTCAACGGGCGTGAAAACAACCGTGCAACCGGTATCGGTCTGTATCTCAGCAAGAAAATCATGAAACGTCTCGGTCATCGCATCTATGTAACTTCCGAAGAAGGCAAAGGAACAAAAGTATTCCTGGAATTTTCCCAGAATGTCCTGACCATGTATTAA